The sequence CAGGACACGGCGGCGATCCGCCGAGCCGGGCTCTTCGCGACTTCCACGACCTGTGCTTCCGCCCCCGCGCGCGGCGGGTCGATCACGATGGCATCCGCCGCCAACTCGTCCGCGAGAAGCGGCCTGCGGAACAGGTCGCGCGTCTCGACCGTCACCTGTTTGAGCCCCTGACTTTGCCGCCAGCCCTGTTCCAGCGCCCGCAACATCTCGCGTTCGCCCTCGACCCCATGAACCTCGGCCCGTTCGGCAAGCGGCAGGGAAAACGTTCCCGAACCGGCGAAGAGGTCGATTACACGGCTCGCGTCGCCAACAGCCTCCTGCACGGCCGCCAGGAGCGCGGCCTCTCCGGCCTTGGTCGCCTGCAGGAACGATCCAGGCGGAACAACCACCCCGGCCCGGCCGAACCGTTGCACCGGCGGCAAGGCAGTCGCAATGACCTCGTCGCCCCAGGCAAGCCGCGCGAAGCCCTGCTCGCCCGCAATCCGTGCAAGCTCGGTCTCGAGCGCGAGGTCGAGCGGCTTGCCGCCTGACACCCAGACGTCGAGCCCCGCCTCGCTCTCGGACACGGTGATCCGCACCTCGCCCTTGCGGCTACCCCCGGCAATGACAAGCGCCTCGAAGCCTGGCAGCCCCGCCATGATCCCGGGCGCGAGAAGACGACAATCGGGCACCGGCGTCAGCACGTCCGAACGGGGCGCGTGAAAGCCAACGAGCGCACCCTTCTTCGTGCGCCGTCCGGACAGGACTGC comes from Maritimibacter sp. DP1N21-5 and encodes:
- a CDS encoding class I SAM-dependent RNA methyltransferase, producing the protein MTELTIERLGHQGDGIAKGPVFVPRTLPGEVIAGEVVDGRIETPVIVTPSADRVKPPCPHYRMCGGCSLQHASDAFVENWKVQVVETALVAQGISTTVRGIMTSPANARRRAVLSGRRTKKGALVGFHAPRSDVLTPVPDCRLLAPGIMAGLPGFEALVIAGGSRKGEVRITVSESEAGLDVWVSGGKPLDLALETELARIAGEQGFARLAWGDEVIATALPPVQRFGRAGVVVPPGSFLQATKAGEAALLAAVQEAVGDASRVIDLFAGSGTFSLPLAERAEVHGVEGEREMLRALEQGWRQSQGLKQVTVETRDLFRRPLLADELAADAIVIDPPRAGAEAQVVEVAKSPARRIAAVSCNPVTFARDAKILTDAGYKLDWIVVVDQFRWSSHVELAAQFSR